Proteins encoded in a region of the Syngnathus typhle isolate RoL2023-S1 ecotype Sweden linkage group LG20, RoL_Styp_1.0, whole genome shotgun sequence genome:
- the znf706 gene encoding zinc finger protein 706, whose translation MARGHQKFQSQQKNAKKQAEMKKAKGHDQKTAAKAALVFTCAVCRSQMPDPKTFKQHFESKHPKSPLPPELEGVEA comes from the exons ATGGCCCGCGGACATCAGAAGTTCCAGTCGCAGCAGAAGAACGCCAAGAAGCAGGCAGAGATGAAGAAGGCTAAGGGGCACGACCAGAAGACGGCGGCCAAGGCAGCGCTTGTCTTCACCTGTGCCGTGTGCCGG TCCCAGATGCCTGACCCCAAAACCTTCAAGCAGCACTTTGAGAGCAAGCATCCCAAATCACCTCTCCCCCCTGAGCTGGAAGGCGTGGAGGCATAA
- the tbxta gene encoding T-box transcription factor T-A: MSVCRSSGNMSASSSSSSNPDQRLEHLLSAVESEFQKGSEKGDASERDIKLSLEDADLWNKFKELTNEMIVTKTGRRMFPVLRASVSGLDPNAMYSVLLDFVAADNNRWKYVNGEWVPGGKPEPQSPSCVYIHPDSPNFGAHWMKAPVSFSKVKLSNKLNGGGQIMLNSLHKYEPRIHIVKVGGIQKMISSQSFPETQFIAVTAYQNEEITALKIKHNPFAKAFLDAKERSDHKDMPDHSVDSQQSGYSQLGGWFLPGQSPICPSSSPPQFSGTAGHSSGSYCERYSSLRSHRASPYPSHYPHRTSSTNNYMDNTSGTLAPTHDSWSALQIPNSTGMGTLSHTTNSTSNSSQYPSLWSVAGTTLTPSGSASGSIPGGLTSQFLRGSSYTGLTSSLPVSSPSSMYDPGLGEVGVGVGDAQFESSIARLTASWTPVAQSY, encoded by the exons atgagtgtgtgtcgTTCAAGCGGAAATATGAGCGCTTCCTCATCGTCGTCCTCGAACCCGGACCAGCGGCTGGAACACCTCCTGAGCGCCGTGGAGAGCGAGTTCCAGAAGGGTAGCGAGAAGGGCGACGCGTCCGAAAGGGATATTAAACTGTCGCTGGAGGACGCCGACTTGTGGAACAAGTTCAAGGAGTTGACCAACGAGATGATTGTGACCAAAACGGGACG GCGCATGTTCCCGGTGCTGAGGGCCAGTGTGAGCGGCCTTGACCCAAACGCCATGTACTCGGTGCTGCTGGACTTCGTGGCGGCAGACAACAACCGCTGGAAGTACGTAAACGGCGAGTGGGTGCCTGGCGGTAAACCGGAGCCGCAGAGCCCCAGTTGCGTGTACATCCACCCGGACTCGCCCAACTTCGGCGCGCACTGGATGAAGGCGCCCGTGTCCTTCAGCAAAGTCAAGCTGTCAAATAAACTCAACGGCGGGGGACAG ATTATGCTCAACTCCTTACACAAATATGAGCCCAGAATACACATCGTAAAGGTGGGAGGCATCCAGAAGATGATCAGCAGCCAGTCTTTCCCAGAGACACAATTCATCGCCGTCACCGCTTACCAGAATGAAGAG aTTACAGCCCTGAAGATAAAGCACAACCCCTTCGCCAAGGCCTTCCTGGATGCCAAAGAAAG gagtgatcacAAGGACATGCCCGATCATAGCGTGGACAGCCAGCAGTCGGGCTATTCCCAAC TGGGAGGTTGGTTCCTGCCGGGCCAGAGTCCCATCTGCCCCAGCAGCAGCCCGCCGCAGTTCAGCGGTACGGCGGGCCACTCGTCGGGCTCCTACTGCGAGCGCTACTCGAGCCTGAGGAGCCACCGGGCCAGCCCGTACCCCAGCCACTACCCCCACCGCACCTCCAGTACCA ACAACTACATGGACAACACCTCTGGTACCTTGGCCCCAACCCACGACAGCTGGTCCGCCCTCCAGATCCCAAACTCCACGGGCATGGGCACCCTGTCCCACACCACCAACTCCACGTCCAACTCTAG TCAGTACCCCAGTTTGTGGTCCGTGGCGGGCACCACTCTCACCCCGTCGGGTTCGGCGTCGGGCTCCATCCCGGGCGGTTTGACCTCACAGTTTCTGAGGGGATCCTCCTACACGGGCCTTACGTCCTCGCTGCCAGTCTCGTCACCGTCCTCCATGTACGACCCAGGTCTGGGCGAGGTGGGCGTCGGGGTGGGTGACGCGCAGTTCGAGAGCTCCATCGCCCGGCTGACGGCTTCGTGGACGCCCGTGGCACAAAGCTACTGA
- the LOC133144268 gene encoding type-4 ice-structuring protein LS-12-like, producing MKLIIAAFVVIALAQGSLAADATTELEAISQKFEEIKNKMTEELTKLINTQDLSSQAQAFLEQQRNQFEPMVTQVQEQMRAAAASMQEQIEPMATNIQTQMQPMVQKFQEQMEAILRQLTEQAKALTN from the exons ATGAAACTCATCATCGCCGCCTTTGTTGTGATCGCACTGGCTCAAG GGAGCCTTGCCGCCGATGCTACTACTGAGCTGGAAGCGATCAGCCAGAAATTCGAGGAAATCAAGAACAAGATGACCGAGGAGCTGACTAAGCTGATCAACACTCAGGACTTGAGCAGCCAGGCCCA GGCTTTCCTGGAGCAGCAGAGGAACCAGTTTGAGCCCATGGTGACCCAGGTCCAGGAGCAGATGAGGGCAGCGGCCGCCAGCATGCAGGAGCAGATCGAGCCCATGGCCACCAACATCCAGACACAGATGCAGCCCATGGTGCAGAAgttccaggagcagatggaggcCATCCTCAGGCAGCTGACCGAGCAGGCCAAAGCCCTGACCAACTAA
- the sf3b4 gene encoding splicing factor 3B subunit 4, with protein MAAGPISERNQDATVYVGGLDEKVSEPLLWELFLQAGPVVNTHMPKDRVTGQHQGYGFVEFLSEEDADYAIKIMNMIKLYGKPIRVNKASAHNKNLDVGANIFIGNLDSEIDEKLLYDTFSAFGVILQTPKIMRDPDTGNSKGYAFINFASFDASDAAIEAMNGQYLCNRPITVSYAFKKDSKGERHGSAAERLLAAQNPLSQADRPHQLFADAPPPQAIPPPVLTTLGHAAMGMGGMPPPGVFPPMPPPGAMSGMPHGMAMHHSHQAQVGGHPPGPPPFPHGAMHGGLPQMPMPPPAPPGMVPPPPAPPGSSQARAPLPPGMPPPPPMGMPSRAPYGPPMGHPMPPGMRGPPPPPMPPPGYGAAPPRPPPFGFQRAPPMPPRPPVPPPRVPIRPPMPT; from the exons ATGGCAGCGGGACCAATTTCCGAAAGAAATCAAG ATGCCACGGTGTATGTGGGCGGGCTGGATGAGAAAGTGTCCGAACCATTATTGTGGGAGCTTTTCCTTCAAGCTGGCCCTGTtgtcaacacacacatgccaaaagacagggtgacaggcCAACACCAAG GATATGGCTTTGTGGAGTTCCTCAGCGAAGAAGATGCAGATTACGCCATCAAAATCATGAACATGATCAAACTTTATGGCAAGCCCATCCGCGTCAACAAGGCATCGGCACACAACAAGAATCTAGACGTGGGCGCCAACATCTTCATCGGCAACCTGGACTCGGAAATCGACGAGAAGCTGCTCTACGACACCTTCAGCGCCTTCGGGGTGATCCTGCAGACACCCAAGATCATGCGGGACCCTGACACGGGCAACTCTAAGGGCTACGCCTTCATCAACTTTGCCAGTTTCGACGCGTCCGATGCCGCCATCGAGGCCATGAATGGCCAGTACCTGTGCAACCGGCCCATCACCGTCTCCTACGCCTTCAAGAAGGACTCCAAGGGTGAGCGACACGGGTCAGCCGCTGAGCGGCTGCTGGCCGCCCAGAACCCGCTTTCGCAGGCCGACCGGCCCCACCAGCTGTTCGCCGACGCGCCGCCTCCGCAGGCCATTCCGCCGCCCGTGTTGACCACGTTGGGACACGCGGCCATGGGCATGGGCGGGATGCCGCCTCCTGGCGTCTTTCCCCCAATGCCGCCGCCGGGCGCCATGTCGGGCATGCCGCACGGTATGGCGATGCATCACAGTCATCAGGCGCAGGTGGGCGGCCACCCTCCCGGACCGCCGCCCTTCCCGCACGGCGCCATGCATGGAG GTCTGCCTCAGATGCCCATGCCCCCTCCAGCGCCTCCCGGCATGGTGCCACCGCCTCCCGCTCCCCCAGGCTCCAGTCAAGCCCGTGCGCCGCTCCCTCCTGGCATGCCACCGCCGCCCCCCATGGGCATGCCTTCCCGAGCTCCCTACGGACCTCCCATGG GTCACCCTATGCCGCCCGGTATGAGAGGACCTCCGCCCCCTCCCATGCCCCCACCGGGCTACGGCGCTGCCCCGCCTCGCCCTCCTCCCTTTGGGTTCCAGAGAGCACCACCGATGCCACCCAGGCCGCCAGTCCCACCACCTCGGGTTCCCATAAGGCCACCCATGCCAACATAA
- the lix1l gene encoding LIX1-like protein — MESHTLPIHIRPQRLQPGIGFGSGPTVGGTLRSSSASLSLRPGVTVPIPPLMPSPPSLAACSGPPPPPPPLQLHSLYGGGGGTGLGLPAAGHSNPAVLKEAVEAVVRSFAKHTQGYGRVNVVEALQEFWQMKLTRGADLRNGALVVYEMVASSSPPYVCYVSLPGGSCFGSFQFCPTKAEARRSAAKIALMNSVFNEHPSRRITNDFIEKSVSEALASFNGNREEADNPNTGIGAFRFMLESNKGKSMLEFQELMTVFQLLHWNGSLKAMRERQCSRQEVLAHYSHRALDDDMRTQMAADWVNREQSVAGTVSRELAATERELEEARLAGRELRFYKEKKDILMLAVGQLNAANAATLPSH, encoded by the exons ATGGAATCTCACACACTCCCGATCCATATCCGCCCTCAGCGGCTGCAACCGGGTATCGGCTTCGGTTCGGGGCCGACCGTCGGCGGGACGCTCCGATCTTCCTCCGCCTCGTTGTCTCTCCGGCCCGGTGTGACGGTGCCCATCCCTCCGTTGATGCCGTCACCACCGTCTCTGGCCGCTTGCTCGGGGcctccgccgccaccgccgccgctgcaGCTCCACAGCCTGTACGGGGGAGGCGGCGGAACCGGCCTGGGTCTCCCCGCCGCCGGTCACTCTAACCCGGCGGTGTTGAAGGAGGCGGTGGAGGCGGTGGTCCGCAGTTTTGCAAAACACACGCAGGGCTACGGTCGAG TGAACGTGGTGGAGGCCTTGCAGGAGTTCTGGCAGATGAAGCTAACCCGCGGCGCCGACTTACGCAACGGAGCGCTGGTGGTTTACGAGATGGTGGCGTCCAGCAGCCCGCCGTACGTCTGCTACGTGAGCCTCCCGGGGGGCAGCTGCTTCGGAAGCTTCCAA TTTTGTCCCACCAAGGCCGAAGCCCGACGTAGCGCCGCGAAGATCGCCCTGATGAACTCCGTTTTCAACGAACACCCGTCACGACGCATCACCAACGACTTCATCGAAAAGAGCGTCAGCGAGGCCTTGGCATCTTTCAAT GGAAACCGGGAGGAAGCCGACAACCCCAATACGGGAATCGGGGCGTTCCGCTTCATGCTGGAATCCAACAAAGGCAAATCAATGCTGGAATTTCAG GAGTTGATGACCGTCTTTCAGCTCCTCCACTGGAACGGAAGCctgaaagccatgagggaacgCCAATGTTCCCGTCAG GAAGTGCTAGCTCACTACTCGCACCGGGCGCTGGACGACGACATGCGTACGCAGATGGCGGCCGACTGGGTGAACCGCGAGCAAAGCGTGGCGGGCACCGTCTCCAGGGAGCTGGCGGCCACCGAGCGCGAGTTGGAGGAGGCGCGGCTAGCCGGCCGCGAGCTGCGCTTCTACAAGGAGAAGAAGGACATCCTGATGTTAGCCGTGGGTCAGCTGAACGCCGCCAACGCCGCCACGCTTCCCTCGCACTAA
- the LOC133144246 gene encoding cathepsin K-like: MFRTLLCVILWGVVGSNISPALDGHWELWKKAHNKAYSHQVEESGRRRIWEGNLQMINIHNLEATLGLHAYELAMNHLGDLTKEEVSGTFTGMVVPSDLERIQLNFNWVQSVPSSVDWRKHGLVTEVKTQGHCGSCWAFSAVGALEGQLKKRTGKLMSLSPQNLVDCSMDFGNHGCHGGFMTNAFHYVKKNGGIDSDWAYPYTAKRGECMYKPQDRAANCSGYSFVPKGDENALKVALSNVGPISVAIDASHSHFHFYRHGVYEDHACSHNVNHGVLAVGYGTEKGRDYWLIKNSWGVKFGDQGYIKMARNKRNQCGIALTACFPIM; encoded by the exons ATGTTCCGAACCCTGCTCTGCGTCATCCTGTGGGGAGTAGTGGGGTCCAACATCAGCCCAGCTCTGGATGGACACTGGGAGCTGTGGAAGAAGGCCCACAATAAAGCTTACTCGCATCAG GTGGAGGAGTCAGGTCGGAGGCGCATTTGGGAAGGGAACCTGCAGATGATTAACATCCACAACCTGGAAGCTACCCTGGGCCTGCACGCCTATGAGCTGGCCATGAATCACCTGGGAGACCTG ACCAAAGAGGAGGTGAGCGGCACATTCACTGGTATGGTGGTGCCGTCTGACCTGGAGAGGATCCAACTGAATTTTAATTGGGTGCAAAGCGTGCCGTCATCGGTGGACTGGAGGAAGCATGGACTGGTGACTGAAGTCAAAACGCAG GGTCACTGCGGCTCCTGCTGGGCCTTCAGTGCTGTGGGGGCGTTGGAGGGCCAGCTGAAGAAGAGAACGGGTAAACTGATGTCACTGAGCCCCCAGAACCTAGTGGACTGCTCCATGGACTTTGGCAACCATGGCTGCCACGGCGGCTTCATGACCAACGCCTTCCACTACGTCAAAAAGAACGGCGGCATCGACTCGGACTGGGCCTACCCTTACACGGCCAAG CGTGGAGAGTGCATGTACAAGCCCCAGGATCGGGCTGCCAACTGCTCAGGTTACTCGTTCGTCCCCAAAGGAGATGAAAACGCCTTGAAGGTGGCCCTCTCCAACGTGGGCCCAATCTCGGTGGCCATTGATGCTTCTCACTCTCATTTCCACTTCTACCGCCACG GAGTCTACGAGGACCATGCATGTAGCCACAATGTGAACCACGGCGTGCTAGCTGTGGGATACGGCACTGAAAAAGGAAGAGACTACTGGCTGATCAAGAACAG CTGGGGTGTGAAATTCGGTGACCAAGGTTACATCAAGATGGCTCGCAACAAACGGAACCAGTGCGGAATCGCACTCACTGCCTGCTTCCCGATCATGTGA
- the LOC133144256 gene encoding 14-3-3 protein zeta-like yields MSDRETLVQQARLAEQAERYDDMAAAMKEVTGSNDEELSNEDRNLLSVAYKNVVGARRSSWRVVSSIEQKSEDSNKATLAKEYRVKIEKELNDICNEVLDLLNNHLIPKASAADSKVFYLKMKGDYYRYLAEVASGTEKAEIIENSKKSYQEALDISYSDMQPTHPIRLGLALNFSVFYYEIDNSPAEACNLAKKAFDDALGQLDSLSSDSHKDSTLIMQLLRDNLTLWMSDVQAESDETEAPADAPAEAADKN; encoded by the exons ATGTCGGACAGGGAGACCCTGGTGCAGCAAGCCAGACTGGCAGAGCAGGCCGAGCGCTACGATGACATGGCGGCGGCCATGAAGGAGGTGACGGGGAGCAATGATGAGGAGCTGTCCAACGAGGACCGCAACCTGCTCTCAGTTGCCTACAAGAACGTGGTGGGCGCCCGAAGGTCCTCGTGGAGGGTGGTGTCCAGCATAGAGCAGAAGTCGGAGGACAGCAACAAGGCCACCCTGGCCAAAGAGTACAGGGTGAAGATCGAGAAGGAGCTCAACGACATCTGTAACGAAGTTCTG GACCTGCTCAACAATCATCTGATTCCCAAAGCTTCTGCTGCCGACAGCAAGGTCTTCTACCTGAAGATGAAGGGCGACTACTATCGCTACCTGGCGGAGGTGGCCTCTGGGACCGAGAAGGCCG AAATCATCGAAAACTCCAAAAAATCCTACCAGGAAGCCTTGGACATCAGCTACAGTGACATGCAGCCCACTCATCCCATCCGCCTGGGCCTGGCTCTTAACTTTTCCGTTTTCTACTACGAGATTGACAACTCGCCCGCAGAGGCCTGCAACCTCGCCAAAAAA GCCTTTGACGACGCCCTCGGGCAGCTGGACTCGCTCAGCAGCGACTCGCACAAAGACAGCACCTTGATCATGCAGCTGCTCCGTGACAATCTGACT CTGTGGATGTCCGACGTACAGGCAGAGAGCGACGAGACGGAAGCCCCAGCGGATGCGCCGGCAGAGGCAGCAGACAAAAACTGA
- the LOC133144215 gene encoding polyadenylate-binding protein 1-like, whose product MAALYVGDLHADVTEAILYERLSRVGIILSIRVCRDMMTGRSLGYACVNFQQLADAEHALDTMNFELIKGQPMRIMWWQRDPSLRKSGVGNIFIKNLDRSIDNNVLYDIFSFFGNILSGKVVCDENGSKGYGFVHFETQEAAERAIVEMNGKIIKDRKIFVGHFKSRKERETMLAVRAKEFTNVYVKNFGNDVDDNMLRDIFRTYGNTTSVRVMMDEYGSCRGFGFVSFARHEDAQKAVDEMNGKEFHGRTIYVSRAQKKVERQAELKRMFEQMKQDRISRYQGVNLYVKNLDDSIDDESLRKEFAPFGAITSVKVMREGKRSKGFGFVCFSSSEEASKALAEMNGRIVATKPLYVALAQRKEERQAYLTRQYIQRLTNTQTVPNQIISPYQAGPPPAYFIAPVAQAQNRNNAYFPPAAQVAQLRPSPRWATADYQNMAGPARTSAPSPPNFACVSPGARGECAASQSLSPRPDSPLSPVCVVPQYKYAAGIRSSSNHMQHTQPLMASVLASAPPLEQKQMLGECLFPLIQNMHQDLAGKITGMLLEIDNSELLHMLESPESLSSKVDEAVAVLQAHQAKESSQQVY is encoded by the exons ATGGCCGCTCTATATGTGGGCGATTTGCACGCGGATGTGACAGAAGCCATCCTTTATGAACGATTGAGTCGAGTGGGAATCATTTTGTCCATCCGCGTGTGCCGAGACATGATGACTGGGCGCTCACTGGGATACGCGTGCGTCAACTTCCAGCAGCTTGCAGACG CTGAACATGCGCTGGATACGATGAACTTTGAGCTGATCAAGGGCCAACCCATGCGTATTATGTGGTGGCAGCGGGACCCTTCGCTAAGGAAGAGCGGCGTGGGCAACATCTTCATCAAGAACTTGGACCGCTCCATCGACAACAACGTCCTGTACGACATTTTCTCCTTCTTTGGCAACATCCTGTCCGGCAAG GTGGTCTGCGATGAGAACGGCTCGAAGGGCTACGGCTTTGTGCACTTTGAGACTCAGGAGGCGGCCGAGAGAGCCATTGTGGAGATGAACGGCAAGATTATTAAGGACAGAAAAAT ATTTGTGGGCCACTTCAAATCCCGCAAAGAGCGTGAGACCATGCTGGCCGTCCGAGCTAAGGAGTTTACCAACGTCTACGTGAAAAACTTTGGCAATGACGTGGACGACAACATGTTGAGGGATATCTTCAGGACCTACG GGAACACCACCAGCGTCCGAGTGATGATGGACGAATACGGCTCGTGTCGAGGCTTCGGTTTTGTCAGTTTCGCCAGGCACGAGGACGCCCAGAAG GCGGTGGATGAGATGAACGGGAAGGAGTTCCACGGCAGGACGATTTACGTCAGCCGCGCCCAAAAGAAAGTGGAGCGCCAGGCCGAGCTCAAGCGCATGTTTGAGCAGATGAAACAAGATCGCATCTCGCGCTACCAG GGTGTCAACTTGTACGTGAAGAACCTCGACGACAGCATTGACGACGAGTCTCTGCGTAAAGAGTTTGCGCCTTTCGGAGCCATAACCAGCGTCAAG GTAATGAGGGAGGGCAAGCGCAGCAAAGGCTTCGGATTTGTCTGCTTCTCGTCTTCGGAGGAGGCCAGCAAAGCGCTGGCGGAGATGAACGGCCGCATCGTGGCCACCAAGCCGCTGTACGTGGCGCTGGCCCAGAGGAAGGAGGAGCGCCAGGCTTATCTGACCCGCCAGTACATCCAACGTCTGACCAACACGCAGACCGTGCCCAACCAGATCATCAGCCCTTACCAGGCCGGGCCGCCCCCGGCTTACTTCATAGCGCCGGTTGCTCAGGCGCAAAACCGCAACAACGCTTACTTTCCGCCGGCCGCTCAGGTGGCCCAACTGCGTCCAAGCCCTCGCTGGGCTACAGCAG ACTACCAGAACATGGCCGGTCCCGCCCGGACCTCGGCACCGAGCCCGCCCAATTTTGCTTGTGTATCCCCGGGGGCCCGCGGCGAATGTGCTG CCTCCCAGAGTCTGAGTCCCCGACCCGACTCCCCGCTGTCCCCCGTGTGCGTGGTTCCTCAGTACAAGTATGCCGCGGGAATCCGCAGCTCGTCCAACCACATGCAGCATACGCAG CCTCTGATGGCCTCCGTTCTGGCTTCTGCTCCCCCACTGGAACAGAAGCAGATGCTGG GTGAGTGTTTGTTCCCACTCATCCAGAACATGCATCAAGACCTGGCAGGGAAGATCACCGGCATGTTGTTGGAGATCGACAACTCGGAACTCCTCCACATGCTGGAGTCCCCGGAATCTCTCAGTTCAAAG GTGGACGAGGCTGTGGCCGTCCTTCAGGCGCATCAGGCCAAGGagtcgtcccagcaggtttactGA
- the LOC133144208 gene encoding synaptic vesicle glycoprotein 2A-like: protein MEDGYQNRTAFIKGAKDIAKEVKRQASKKVARSVDRVNDEYSRRSYSRFEEDEDDDYPAQDGGGGGYYRGDSQAANEDDEGGHSDSTEGHDEDDEIYEGEYQGIPRAESGKGSLAGGPGSVPQQFRDVAASEAERRKDQEELAQQYESILQECGHGKFQWTLYFVLGLALMADGVEIFVVGFVLPSAEKDMCLSEPNKSMLGLIVYFGMMVGAFLWGALADRIGRRQSLLISLSINSIFSFFSSFVQGYSTFLFCRLLSGVGIGGSIPIVFSYYSEFLSQEKRGEHLSWLCMFWMIGGIYASAMAWAIIPHYGWSFQMGSAYQFHSWRVFVLVCAFPSVAAIAALSAMPESPRFYLENGKHDEGWMILKQVHDTNMRAKGHPEKVFSVTTIKTVKQMDELAEGGTDTPVWQRYRLKIMSLSQQIRNNIVACFSPEYKRTTFMLMAVWFSMSFSYYGLTVWFPDMIKYIQKQEYDSRTKTFSKERVEHVTFNFTLENQVHRQGYYFNDKFLNLKMKSMVFEDSVFEECYFEDITSTHTVFRNCTFIASLFYNTDLFKYRLVDSKLVNSTFLHNKEGCMLDFSDDFNNAYMIYFVNFLGTLAVLPGNIVSALLMDKIGRLRMLAGSSVISCISCFFLMFGNSESGMIALLCLFGGISIASWNALDVITVELYPSDKRTTAFGFLNALCKLAAVLGISIFQSFVGITKAMPILFAAGALAAGSFLATKLPETRGQVLQ, encoded by the exons ATGGAGGACGGCTACCAGAACCGGACGGCCTTCATCAAAGGCGCCAAAGACATCGCCAAGGAAGTCAAGCGTCAGGCTTCCAAGAAGGTGGCCCGCAGCGTGGACCGCGTCAACGACGAGTACAGCCGCCGCTCCTACAGCCGCTTCGAGGAAGACGAGGATGACGACTATCCAGCGCAggacggcggtggcggcggctacTATCGCGGCGACAGCCAGGCAGCCAACGAAGACGATGAGGGTGGGCACAGCGACTCCACAGAGGGTCACGACGAGGACGACGAGATCTACGAGGGCGAGTACCAGGGCATCCCCCGGGCCGAATCGGGCAAGGGCAGCCTGGCCGGCGGGCCCGGCTCGGTTCCGCAGCAGTTCCGGGACGTGGCGGCTTCCGAAGCGGAGAGGCGTAAAGACCAGGAGGAGCTGGCTCAGCAGTACGAGAGCATCCTGCAGGAGTGCGGCCACGGAAAGTTCCAGTGGACGCTCTACTTTGTGCTGGGCTTGGCGCTCATGGCCGACGGCGTGGAGATCTTCGTGGTGGGCTTTGTCCTGCCCAGCGCCGAGAAGGACATGTGTCTGTCCGAGCCCAACAAGAGCATGTTGG GTCTGATTGTCTATTTCGGGATGATGGTGGGGGCGTTCCTGTGGGGCGCCTTGGCCGACCGAATCGGTCGCCGTCAGTCGCTTCTCATCTCGCTGTCCATCAACAGCATCTTCTCTTTCTTCTCGTCCTTCGTGCAGGGATACAGCACCTTCCTCTTCTGCAGGCTCCTCTCGGGCGTcgg GATCGGAGGCTCCATTCCCATCGTCTTCTCCTACTACTCGGAGTTTCTATCCCAGGAGAAGCGAGGCGAGCACCTCAGCTGGCTCTGCATGTTCTGGATGATCGGCGGCATCTACGCCTCGGCCATGGCCTGGGCCATCATTCCGCATTACG GATGGAGCTTCCAGATGGGTTCGGCCTACCAGTTCCACAGTTGGCGTGTTTTCGTGCTGGTGTGCGCTTTCCCCTCGGTCGCCGCCATCGCCGCTCTTAGTGCCATGCCAGAGAGTCCGCGCTTCTACTTGGAG AACGGCAAACACGACGAAGGCTGGATGATCCTCAAGCAAGTCCACGACACCAACATGCGAGCCAAAGGACACCCGGAGAAAGTCTTTAGC GTGACCACCATCAAGACAGTGAAGCAGATGGACGAGCTGGCGGAAGGTGGCACCGACACGCCTGTCTGGCAGCGCTACCGCCTCAAAATTATGAGCCTCTCCCAACAG ATCCGCAATAACATCGTTGCCTGCTTCAGCCCGGAATACAAGCGGACCACTTTTATGCTCATGGCTGTTTGGTTCAGCATGTCGTTCAG CTACTACGGCCTGACCGTTTGGTTCCCCGACATGATCAAGTACATCCAGAAGCAGGAATACGATTCGCGCACCAAGACCTTCAGCAAGGAACGCGTGGAGCATGTTACCTTCAACTTCACGTTGGAGAACCAGGTGCACCGCCAAGGCTATTACTTCAACGACAA GTTCCTCAACCTAAAGATGAAATCGATGGTGTTTGAGGACTCCGTGTTTGAGGAGTGCTATTTTGAAGACATCACGTCCACGCACACGGTCTTCCGTAACTGCACCTTCATCGCCAGCTTGTTTTACAACACGG ATTTGTTCAAGTACAGGCTTGTGGATTCCAAATTGGTGAACAGTACCTTCCTACACAACAAGGAAGGCTGCATGTTGGATTTCAGCGACGACTTCAACAACGCCTACATGATCTACTTCGTCAACTTCCTGGGAACGCTGGCCGTTTTGCCCGGCAATATCGTGTCGGCTCTGCTCATGGACAAAATTGGTCGTTTGCGGATGCTGG CGGGGTCCAGCGTCATTTCGTGCATCAGCTGCTTCTTCCTGATGTTCGGCAACAGCGAGTCGGGCATGATCGCCCTCCTGTGTCTTTTCGGTGGGATTAGCATCGCCTCCTGGAACGCCTTGGATGTCATCACCGTTGAGCTGTACCCATCTGATAAAAG GACCACGGCGTTTGGATTCTTGAATGCTTTGTGCAAGCTGGCGGCTGTACTGGGCATCAGCATCTTCCAGTCCTTTGTCGGCATCACCAAAGCCATGCCTATTCTGTTTGCCGCCGGCGCACTGGCCGCAGGGAGCTTCCTCGCCACAAAGTTGCCCGAAACCCGGGGTCAGGTGCTGCAGTAG